In a single window of the Pseudobacteriovorax antillogorgiicola genome:
- a CDS encoding NUDIX hydrolase: MMDYVADPKKISKLLEVSFAKLTPVFEDDHETQTVRVYDVRGFTFDQTILKAVRSVFGLVQNRKEELLLVDHPKRGWEVCGGHLNAEEVVSTDIRSGLHREVLEESGHTVEDDSLAFLGHIHNKEEAINRELQCPYPQETVMAIFTCYAREKVSDELHDDIKQVGFFSKEEALSLVRSRNRALINAL; encoded by the coding sequence GTGATGGACTACGTTGCCGACCCGAAAAAAATATCAAAATTGCTTGAAGTGTCGTTCGCAAAGCTAACTCCTGTTTTTGAAGATGATCACGAAACCCAAACTGTTCGGGTTTATGACGTGCGAGGCTTCACCTTCGACCAGACGATCCTTAAGGCAGTTCGATCGGTTTTTGGCCTTGTTCAAAATCGAAAGGAAGAACTGCTTTTGGTAGACCACCCCAAACGTGGCTGGGAAGTCTGTGGCGGACACCTGAATGCTGAGGAAGTGGTTAGCACTGACATTCGTTCTGGATTGCATCGGGAAGTACTTGAAGAAAGTGGACACACCGTCGAAGATGATAGTTTAGCCTTTCTAGGTCACATCCATAACAAGGAAGAGGCTATCAATCGCGAGCTTCAGTGCCCCTATCCCCAGGAAACCGTGATGGCGATCTTCACTTGCTATGCAAGAGAAAAGGTGAGTGATGAGTTGCATGACGATATCAAGCAAGTGGGCTTCTTTTCTAAAGAGGAAGCCCTCTCCTTAGTTCGATCTAGGAATCGGGCTTTGATCAATGCTCTTTAA
- a CDS encoding response regulator transcription factor: MFQTVTGEENDSILKLKRKIPFWILEDDDGCNFIYEEILQHKYNYRIFKTLEEFRTEYFREGVERPQLVLADLRLPDGSFVSFLNEVPQEELGKLSIVIVSVCDDLDIIRYCLGEGVVDYITKPFNRSELLVKIERSLSRVARVEDELSVDPLRRRVITKDNLQTELTSKELMIFDMINTSPNRQIKRGDLINKVWKDVSVGAKTLDVHIFNIRRKLAKLNVKIKYTPPQTYSIMMEGSTAGELHS; encoded by the coding sequence ATGTTTCAAACCGTGACGGGCGAAGAAAACGATTCGATCCTGAAGCTCAAGAGGAAAATTCCTTTTTGGATTCTCGAAGACGATGATGGCTGTAATTTCATCTACGAAGAGATTCTACAGCACAAGTATAACTATCGGATATTTAAGACTCTTGAGGAGTTCCGCACCGAGTACTTTCGGGAGGGTGTAGAGCGGCCCCAGTTGGTGCTAGCCGATCTTCGCTTGCCAGATGGTTCCTTCGTTAGCTTTCTAAACGAGGTTCCTCAAGAAGAGTTAGGAAAGCTTTCCATTGTAATCGTTTCGGTTTGCGATGATCTCGATATTATTCGCTACTGCCTCGGCGAAGGGGTTGTCGATTACATCACGAAGCCTTTTAATCGGTCTGAGCTACTCGTCAAGATTGAGCGGTCGCTGAGCCGGGTAGCTCGGGTTGAGGATGAACTGTCTGTGGATCCCTTGCGACGGAGAGTCATCACTAAAGACAATCTACAGACCGAACTGACTTCCAAAGAACTTATGATCTTCGATATGATCAATACGTCTCCCAATCGCCAGATTAAGCGCGGAGACCTGATCAATAAGGTGTGGAAGGATGTATCCGTAGGTGCGAAAACCCTCGATGTTCATATCTTCAATATCCGTCGTAAGCTAGCGAAACTTAATGTTAAAATTAAGTACACACCGCCTCAAACCTACAGCATTATGATGGAAGGTAGCACAGCCGGTGAGCTTCATAGCTAA
- a CDS encoding GAF domain-containing protein: MHPSIPYKASESQKKSNYQDVLDRIDALLLNEDDWVAAMATVVCELHHSFDYYNWTGFYRTVADGVLKIGPYQGGHGCLLIPFEKGVCGAAAREQETQLVDDVNQFPGHIACAASTQSEIVVPVIDSQGKTVAVLDVDSDDPAAFSQADREALEALTAKLGTKYFT; this comes from the coding sequence ATGCATCCGTCGATTCCTTACAAAGCTAGTGAAAGCCAGAAGAAAAGCAATTATCAAGACGTTCTGGATCGTATTGATGCGCTGCTGCTCAACGAAGACGATTGGGTTGCTGCTATGGCGACTGTCGTGTGCGAGCTTCATCATAGCTTCGACTATTACAATTGGACAGGCTTTTACCGAACCGTTGCCGATGGAGTCTTAAAAATCGGCCCCTATCAAGGTGGTCATGGTTGCTTGTTAATCCCATTTGAAAAAGGTGTCTGCGGCGCTGCTGCTCGCGAGCAAGAGACTCAATTGGTCGATGATGTCAATCAATTCCCTGGGCATATTGCATGTGCAGCGTCGACTCAAAGTGAGATTGTCGTTCCCGTGATCGACAGTCAGGGCAAGACGGTTGCTGTGCTTGATGTGGACTCAGATGATCCAGCAGCTTTTAGCCAGGCCGATCGGGAAGCTTTGGAAGCTCTGACTGCCAAATTAGGGACTAAGTATTTCACTTAG
- a CDS encoding alpha/beta fold hydrolase: MPKITGRQFKTVLVIEVIVITLMIVLGTSFISITCDGSMRGCMGDQNYSPHRFLILALLRPFFFTPIMVPAMIGGSNFGPLLATLLTAAATALSALVFYLPGYYLGKKLVRPWLMTNLPSTWSLIRSQDFKLIFITRWVPLFPFDLMSFLFGAANFHASRLVMFSFLGIIPEVWLFSNLASPSNQAIGNGFLQILAFSLITSLPLLGYEYVYRRRGTSLWHQLKRVYYEVFYEVQVNNEIKKKQVFTNQKPPVIILYGFFSSRRTLGVMERLMNVRGYQVMTFNLGGVLGTFFTRGIEETADFIDRKIRRQIQRHGFNKIYIVSHSKGGLVALWWILRMGGHKYCDHVITMGTPFKGSRLTYLALFTPLGFFWKDVWQMRPGSRFLRELHESPPQDKLTIYNIYSDRDGVATGTAGVFHHPSNVKLIPMHRYAHFEFLFKRAVADQLVAILNQAEKQRLEQESLQQPMQDRRRPRNGNLNEDDGNQGLA, from the coding sequence ATGCCGAAAATAACTGGTCGACAATTTAAGACAGTATTGGTGATCGAAGTTATCGTCATCACCTTGATGATCGTCTTAGGGACTAGCTTTATATCGATTACCTGTGACGGGTCGATGCGAGGCTGTATGGGCGATCAAAACTATTCACCTCATAGGTTTCTGATCCTGGCCTTGTTACGACCATTCTTTTTTACCCCGATTATGGTGCCAGCGATGATTGGGGGCAGCAATTTTGGGCCGCTACTAGCAACCCTGCTCACTGCTGCTGCCACCGCGCTATCAGCTCTTGTTTTTTACCTGCCTGGATATTACCTCGGCAAGAAGCTAGTTCGGCCTTGGCTAATGACCAATCTTCCTAGCACCTGGAGTCTCATAAGGTCTCAGGATTTCAAGCTTATATTTATCACCCGCTGGGTACCGTTATTCCCTTTCGACCTCATGTCCTTTTTATTTGGCGCTGCAAACTTCCACGCCAGTCGCTTGGTGATGTTCTCTTTTCTCGGAATCATTCCCGAAGTATGGTTGTTCAGCAATCTAGCCAGCCCAAGCAACCAAGCTATCGGCAATGGCTTTTTGCAAATCCTCGCTTTTAGTTTGATCACCTCGCTGCCTCTTCTTGGCTATGAATATGTATACCGACGGCGAGGAACTAGTCTTTGGCATCAGTTAAAGCGGGTCTATTATGAAGTTTTCTATGAAGTTCAAGTCAACAACGAGATCAAGAAAAAGCAGGTATTCACCAATCAAAAGCCACCGGTGATAATTCTTTACGGCTTCTTTTCATCGCGGCGAACCCTTGGAGTCATGGAGCGCCTGATGAATGTTCGCGGCTACCAGGTGATGACCTTCAATCTTGGCGGTGTTTTAGGTACCTTTTTCACCCGTGGAATCGAAGAAACAGCCGATTTCATCGATCGTAAGATTCGGCGCCAGATTCAGCGCCACGGCTTTAATAAGATATATATCGTCAGTCACTCAAAAGGCGGTTTAGTTGCATTATGGTGGATTCTACGTATGGGAGGGCACAAGTACTGCGATCATGTGATCACTATGGGTACTCCATTTAAAGGCAGTCGCCTCACCTATCTCGCTCTGTTTACCCCACTAGGGTTTTTCTGGAAAGACGTTTGGCAGATGCGGCCAGGTTCAAGGTTCTTAAGAGAGCTTCATGAAAGTCCACCACAAGACAAGCTAACTATATACAATATTTATTCGGATCGCGATGGAGTTGCTACCGGCACTGCAGGAGTCTTTCATCACCCTAGCAATGTCAAGCTTATCCCTATGCATCGCTACGCCCACTTTGAATTTTTATTCAAGCGTGCCGTGGCAGATCAGTTGGTAGCGATTCTCAATCAGGCGGAAAAGCAGCGCCTAGAGCAAGAGTCGCTCCAGCAGCCCATGCAAGATCGTCGTCGCCCCCGCAACGGGAACCTCAACGAGGACGACGGCAATCAAGGTCTAGCCTAG
- the aspS gene encoding aspartate--tRNA ligase, with translation MLRTHTAGQLTEQDVNKTVTLAGWVDRVRDLGQLFFLNLRDRYGLTQCVYESSDSNDSTMSSLKSLANEYCVQVTGAVRKRNAKDINSELSTGAVEIVIETVKVLNTSEVLPVQVRDDINVSDDLRLKYRYLDLRRSRMQKNMQTRHKTLQAARDALCEMGFLEIETPLLIRSTPEGARDFVVPSRLHPGKFYALPQSPQLYKQMLMISGMDRYFQFAPAFRDEDLRADRVPVHTQIDMEMSFVDQEDVHHAVETMMKRIFKDVKGVELEDKFLAMPYAEAMERFGNDKPDMRFAMELKTITEQAKQTDFKVFAEAESVRCIVIEEGSQVSRKDIDTTLLDKAKIYGAKGLAWTRVKDGELSGGVGKFLAPLKDTLMSLDDVKEGTLILFVADSYKVACAALSAVRLELGKKLDLIDHSEYKFLWVNDFPLFEQDDESGKWIAMHHLFTHPKDEDMQYLDSDPSKVRGKLYDLVLNGVELLSGSIRINTPELQQKVLDIVEMPREESEGKFGFLMNAFKYGAPPHGGSAVGFDRLVALLCGEDSIREVIAYPCNNQGIFPLDGSPAEASPDQLEELQIKFKKPD, from the coding sequence ATGCTACGCACTCACACGGCAGGTCAGCTGACCGAACAAGATGTTAATAAAACGGTTACATTGGCAGGCTGGGTTGACCGCGTCAGAGATTTAGGTCAGCTATTCTTTCTGAATCTGCGCGACCGTTACGGCTTGACACAGTGCGTCTACGAAAGCTCGGACAGCAATGATTCCACCATGTCCTCGCTAAAAAGTTTGGCTAACGAATACTGCGTCCAAGTCACTGGTGCAGTGCGAAAGCGCAACGCTAAGGATATCAACAGTGAACTCTCAACTGGAGCTGTAGAAATTGTCATTGAGACAGTCAAAGTCCTCAATACCTCGGAAGTGCTCCCCGTGCAGGTTCGCGACGATATCAACGTCTCAGACGACTTGCGGCTCAAATATCGCTACCTTGACCTACGGCGGTCGCGGATGCAGAAAAATATGCAAACCCGACACAAGACTTTGCAAGCAGCTCGGGATGCTCTCTGCGAGATGGGCTTCTTAGAAATTGAAACTCCTTTGCTGATCCGCTCCACACCTGAGGGCGCCAGAGACTTCGTGGTGCCTTCACGGCTACACCCAGGAAAGTTCTATGCCTTGCCACAGAGCCCTCAACTCTACAAGCAGATGCTAATGATCTCAGGTATGGATCGCTATTTTCAGTTTGCTCCGGCTTTTAGGGACGAAGACTTGCGGGCAGATCGCGTGCCTGTCCACACCCAGATCGATATGGAGATGAGCTTTGTCGATCAGGAAGATGTGCATCATGCCGTTGAAACCATGATGAAACGAATCTTTAAAGACGTAAAAGGTGTCGAGCTGGAGGATAAGTTCCTAGCCATGCCTTATGCCGAAGCTATGGAGCGCTTTGGGAACGATAAGCCTGATATGCGCTTTGCAATGGAGCTAAAGACCATCACGGAGCAAGCCAAGCAAACTGACTTCAAAGTTTTCGCTGAAGCTGAATCCGTTCGCTGCATCGTCATTGAAGAAGGCTCCCAGGTGTCGCGCAAGGATATCGACACAACCTTGCTTGATAAGGCGAAGATTTATGGCGCTAAAGGCCTCGCTTGGACAAGAGTTAAAGACGGCGAATTATCTGGTGGTGTAGGGAAATTTTTAGCCCCGCTCAAAGATACTTTGATGAGCCTAGACGATGTCAAGGAAGGTACTCTCATCCTGTTCGTTGCGGATAGCTATAAGGTCGCTTGTGCAGCTCTTTCTGCAGTTCGGTTGGAGTTGGGTAAGAAGCTCGATCTCATCGATCATAGTGAGTATAAGTTCCTTTGGGTGAATGATTTCCCACTTTTTGAGCAGGATGATGAGAGCGGAAAGTGGATCGCGATGCACCACCTATTCACTCACCCCAAAGACGAAGACATGCAATACCTCGACAGCGACCCTAGTAAGGTGCGCGGAAAACTCTATGACTTGGTGCTGAATGGTGTCGAGCTGTTGTCTGGCAGTATCCGGATTAATACTCCAGAACTGCAGCAGAAGGTTTTAGATATCGTTGAGATGCCTCGCGAGGAGTCCGAAGGCAAGTTTGGCTTTTTGATGAATGCTTTCAAATACGGAGCACCTCCCCATGGTGGTAGTGCAGTGGGGTTTGATCGGCTCGTCGCGCTTCTCTGTGGCGAAGATAGCATTCGTGAAGTGATAGCCTACCCCTGTAACAACCAGGGTATCTTCCCTCTTGATGGATCACCAGCAGAAGCCTCTCCAGATCAGCTTGAGGAGCTTCAAATCAAGTTTAAAAAGCCAGATTAA
- a CDS encoding YheU family protein: protein MDSIEIPVERMDRDTLNRVIEEFVSREGTDYGEIDYTLQEKVTQVRQQLESGLAVLIFDRETSTCNILPKN, encoded by the coding sequence GTGGACTCAATTGAGATTCCAGTCGAACGCATGGACCGTGACACCCTTAACCGGGTCATCGAGGAGTTTGTGAGTCGTGAAGGAACAGACTACGGCGAAATAGATTACACCCTTCAAGAAAAGGTGACACAGGTTCGTCAGCAGCTAGAATCGGGCCTCGCCGTGCTGATCTTCGATCGAGAGACAAGTACTTGCAATATCTTGCCCAAAAACTAA
- a CDS encoding ATP-binding protein — translation MTKTVLFYDNVNFNRRSAATTLAVADCRTLIPKNEKEFMDILKLSKFDLLVYPIEYHEVVLRMSKQNLHAATILLSQSKIKELHRYFSKEHSTNILAKGKDGQLNPRELVTTVRKIFNQDIFGVKHYVNYGTESEVYHIRDSDQRSEYIDTVREFCNRFHLRTSTIQSVELFCEELLMNAIYDAPRDSDGNELYGRISRKDRVILKPRDAARMEFACDGEKLVVSVSDPFGGITWEVVQRYLARCFSGNRKIANLSDGGGAGLGLYFCFTAANSFIINVHPDKRSEFIGIFDLTSSPRDRNRLYSSLHFFSTEQGSEKALAKELITAS, via the coding sequence GTGACCAAGACAGTTCTGTTTTACGACAATGTAAATTTTAATAGACGATCAGCTGCAACAACCTTAGCTGTGGCGGACTGTAGAACTCTTATTCCAAAAAACGAAAAAGAGTTCATGGACATATTAAAATTATCGAAATTCGACCTGCTCGTTTATCCCATCGAATATCACGAAGTCGTTCTTCGGATGAGTAAGCAGAACCTTCATGCGGCAACAATCTTACTTTCTCAATCAAAAATCAAGGAACTCCATCGTTATTTCAGCAAGGAGCATTCCACAAACATCTTGGCTAAGGGCAAGGATGGCCAGTTGAACCCGAGGGAGTTGGTAACCACCGTTCGAAAAATCTTCAATCAAGACATTTTCGGCGTCAAACATTATGTAAATTACGGTACCGAGTCCGAGGTTTACCACATTCGTGATTCAGATCAACGATCCGAGTACATCGATACAGTTCGAGAATTCTGCAACCGGTTTCACCTCAGAACGTCAACCATTCAATCCGTTGAGCTTTTCTGTGAAGAGCTACTTATGAACGCCATCTATGACGCTCCACGCGACAGCGATGGCAACGAACTATACGGCAGAATTTCTCGGAAAGATCGGGTGATTTTGAAGCCACGGGACGCAGCCCGCATGGAGTTTGCCTGTGATGGCGAAAAACTGGTTGTCTCCGTATCGGACCCTTTCGGAGGCATTACCTGGGAAGTTGTTCAAAGATATCTTGCGCGGTGTTTTTCAGGCAACCGAAAGATCGCCAATTTGAGCGATGGTGGCGGAGCGGGATTAGGACTCTACTTCTGCTTCACAGCCGCCAACTCCTTCATCATCAACGTACATCCGGACAAACGATCCGAGTTCATAGGGATTTTCGACTTAACCTCGTCACCCAGGGACCGAAACCGCCTTTATTCTAGCCTTCACTTTTTCTCGACCGAGCAAGGAAGCGAAAAAGCTCTTGCCAAAGAGCTCATCACCGCTTCCTAG